In one window of Cellulophaga sp. HaHa_2_95 DNA:
- a CDS encoding type IX secretion system membrane protein PorP/SprF, protein MKKYLIIALFVFAGTTTLSAQQDAQYTQYMYNTISVNPAYAGSRGVLSIAALHRSQWVGLDGAPTTQTLNLHTPVSRRVGLGLSIVNDEIGNGTNQDTYFDAAFSYTIPTSEEGKLSFGLKAGGHFLNIDFSKLRNYGAESNLPNVDNKFSPNFGAGVYYHTDKFYSGLSVPNFLQTEHFDSAGTNSSSFLAEERLNIYFITGYVFDLNPNLKFKPAGLVKAVKGAPLQIDVSANFLINDKFSVGAAYRWDAAVSLLAGFQISEQLMLGLAYDKETTDLGATRFNDGSFEVFLRYEFLTRYKKVITPRFF, encoded by the coding sequence ATGAAAAAATATTTGATCATAGCGCTCTTTGTCTTTGCTGGGACCACAACTCTCTCTGCACAACAAGATGCGCAATACACGCAGTACATGTACAATACCATCTCGGTGAATCCTGCCTATGCAGGTTCCCGAGGGGTGCTGAGTATTGCTGCCTTACACCGCTCACAATGGGTAGGATTAGATGGGGCGCCAACCACTCAAACCTTAAATCTGCATACCCCTGTATCTAGAAGGGTGGGTTTAGGACTTTCTATTGTAAATGATGAAATAGGAAATGGTACCAATCAAGATACGTATTTTGATGCCGCATTTTCCTATACCATCCCTACTTCTGAAGAAGGTAAACTTTCGTTTGGATTGAAAGCTGGAGGACATTTCTTAAACATCGATTTCTCTAAACTTAGAAATTATGGCGCAGAGAGTAACTTGCCTAATGTAGATAATAAATTCTCTCCCAATTTTGGAGCAGGCGTTTATTACCATACGGATAAGTTTTACTCCGGACTATCTGTTCCTAACTTTTTACAGACAGAACATTTTGATAGTGCAGGAACCAATAGTTCCTCTTTCTTAGCCGAAGAACGGTTAAATATTTACTTTATAACAGGTTATGTGTTCGATTTAAATCCCAACCTAAAATTCAAACCTGCAGGGCTTGTAAAAGCTGTAAAAGGAGCGCCTTTACAAATAGATGTTTCGGCTAACTTCCTAATTAATGATAAATTTTCTGTAGGAGCTGCATACCGATGGGATGCCGCAGTGAGTTTATTGGCAGGATTCCAAATCTCTGAACAATTAATGCTAGGATTAGCCTACGATAAAGAAACAACAGACCTAGGAGCTACCCGTTTTAATGATGGGTCTTTTGAAGTCTTTCTTCGCTATGAATTCTTAACACGATACAAAAAAGTAATAACACCAAGATTCTTTTAA